One window from the genome of Thermococcus siculi encodes:
- a CDS encoding UPF0179 family protein, which produces MAIITLVGEKLARPGVEFIFYGPAEPCRTCKLAGVCVGNLEPGRRYKILRVRSMPSHSCPLHEGKVRVVEVVEPSIEVAIEPRLAIAGSVIKLQFAECDDREKEALFRPEGLFEGDHVKIIEILGDVECNGKTYKHVKVMRKKD; this is translated from the coding sequence ATGGCAATAATCACGTTAGTTGGAGAAAAGCTGGCCAGGCCTGGAGTTGAGTTCATATTCTACGGTCCGGCTGAACCTTGCAGGACGTGCAAGCTCGCAGGAGTCTGCGTGGGGAACCTCGAACCGGGACGGAGGTATAAAATCCTCCGCGTCAGGAGCATGCCGTCGCACTCCTGCCCGCTCCACGAGGGCAAGGTTCGCGTTGTGGAAGTCGTGGAACCGAGCATAGAGGTGGCGATAGAGCCGAGGCTCGCCATCGCAGGCTCGGTGATAAAGCTCCAGTTCGCCGAGTGCGACGACAGGGAGAAGGAAGCCCTCTTCCGCCCGGAGGGCCTCTTCGAGGGCGACCACGTCAAGATAATCGAAATCCTCGGCGACGTCGAGTGCAACGGCAAGACCTACAAGCACGTCAAGGTCATGCGCAAGAAGGACTAA